In one window of Nocardia brasiliensis DNA:
- a CDS encoding RNA polymerase sigma-70 factor, with translation MEPDGLREFEEHRPRLFALAYRMLGSAAEAEDAVQETYLRWDAVDRSEIRSAEAWLTTVLVNQCRTWLVSARARRETYVGPWIPEPVPTSNGQLGPLETVEERELVSLALLTAMERLTPVERAVFVLREAFGYAHREIADMLTITEANSQQIFRRAGQRVRQDRPRFDVPPAHAGELISRFVQAARNGDMAALQQLLAADVTATADGGGEVTAARRQIVGSSNVARYLCGLLRWAVPGMQIHIEEINGAPAAVVRVEGAPLLVAGVDLVDGAIATLRLIINPQKLKYLAVSAS, from the coding sequence ATGGAGCCGGACGGGTTGCGCGAATTCGAGGAACATCGCCCTCGCCTGTTCGCGCTCGCCTACCGGATGCTCGGCTCGGCCGCGGAAGCCGAGGACGCCGTGCAGGAGACGTATCTGCGCTGGGACGCCGTCGATCGGTCCGAGATCCGTTCCGCGGAAGCCTGGTTGACCACGGTGCTGGTGAATCAGTGTCGCACCTGGCTGGTTTCGGCGCGCGCTCGTCGCGAGACCTACGTCGGGCCCTGGATTCCCGAGCCCGTGCCCACCTCGAACGGTCAGCTGGGTCCGCTGGAGACCGTGGAAGAGCGCGAACTGGTCTCGCTGGCGCTGCTCACCGCGATGGAACGATTGACCCCGGTCGAGCGCGCGGTGTTCGTGCTGCGCGAGGCCTTCGGCTACGCGCATCGCGAGATCGCGGACATGCTCACCATCACAGAAGCCAACTCGCAGCAGATCTTTCGCCGTGCCGGGCAGCGGGTGCGCCAGGATCGCCCGCGCTTCGATGTCCCGCCCGCGCACGCGGGCGAGCTGATCAGCCGGTTCGTGCAGGCGGCCCGCAACGGTGACATGGCGGCGCTGCAACAGCTGCTCGCCGCCGACGTGACCGCGACCGCCGACGGCGGCGGCGAGGTCACCGCGGCGCGGCGGCAGATCGTCGGGTCGAGCAACGTCGCGCGCTATCTGTGCGGTTTGCTGCGCTGGGCGGTGCCCGGCATGCAGATCCATATCGAGGAGATCAACGGCGCGCCCGCCGCGGTCGTCCGGGTCGAGGGGGCGCCGCTGCTGGTCGCGGGCGTCGACCTGGTCGA
- a CDS encoding CDP-alcohol phosphatidyltransferase family protein — MEAAAPTQRRRRRSIRLLPSVVTILALCSGLSAVKFGLDNQLDIALAMIGAAAVLDTLDGRLARMLDATTKIGAELDSLSDAISFGVAPALVLYVTLLHTETAGWIIALLFAVSIVLRLARFNTLLDDDTRPEWEREYFVGVPAPAAALIAMVPIALSVQFGDGWWLGFYAVAAWTVLAAALAVSTVPTLAMKSVSVAPQAAAGLLVLVALAAALLVTYPTVLLLILVALYLCHIPFAWHSQRWVAARPETWQHKPAERRAQRRAQRRPVIRRPAIRGSTARLRLRRPGAKERDLDDRTR; from the coding sequence ATGGAGGCGGCTGCTCCGACCCAGCGACGGCGGCGCCGCTCCATCCGGTTGCTGCCGAGTGTGGTGACCATTCTCGCGCTGTGCTCCGGCCTGTCCGCGGTGAAGTTCGGGCTGGACAACCAGCTCGACATCGCGCTCGCGATGATCGGCGCCGCCGCGGTGCTGGACACCCTCGACGGCAGGCTGGCCCGCATGCTCGACGCCACCACCAAGATCGGCGCCGAGCTGGACTCGCTCTCCGACGCCATCTCCTTCGGCGTCGCGCCCGCGCTCGTGCTCTACGTGACGCTGTTGCACACCGAGACGGCGGGCTGGATCATCGCGCTGTTGTTCGCGGTGAGCATCGTGCTGCGCCTGGCTCGGTTCAACACCCTGCTCGACGACGACACCCGCCCGGAATGGGAGCGCGAGTACTTCGTCGGCGTGCCCGCGCCCGCGGCCGCGCTCATCGCGATGGTGCCGATCGCGCTGTCGGTGCAGTTCGGCGACGGGTGGTGGCTCGGTTTCTACGCGGTCGCCGCGTGGACCGTGCTTGCCGCGGCGCTGGCCGTGAGCACCGTGCCGACGCTGGCGATGAAGTCGGTGTCGGTGGCGCCGCAGGCGGCCGCCGGGCTGCTGGTGCTGGTGGCACTGGCCGCGGCGCTGCTGGTGACCTATCCGACGGTGCTGCTGTTGATCCTGGTCGCGCTGTATCTGTGCCACATCCCGTTCGCCTGGCATTCGCAGCGCTGGGTCGCCGCGCGCCCGGAAACCTGGCAGCACAAGCCCGCCGAGCGCCGGGCGCAGCGGCGGGCACAGCGGCGTCCGGTGATCCGCCGCCCGGCTATCCGGGGCTCCACCGCGCGGCTGCGGCTGCGCAGGCCCGGCGCCAAAGAACGCGATCTCGACGACCGCACCCGCTGA
- a CDS encoding phosphatidylserine decarboxylase yields the protein MARRPTPPGTPERTGVGHVADLVRNAIPPLHPAGLPFVAAPLAVAVVGGKRKWVRRTGLLAAAACATFFRHPNRVPPNRPGVVVAPADGEIALVDSAAPPAELGLGEQPLPRVSIFLSVLDVHVQRTPVSGVVRSVLHQPGQFRSADLPEASAVNERNSMVLDTANGEQVVVVQIAGLLARRIVCDAQVGDVLTIGDTYGLIRFGSRVDTYFPAGTELLVEPGQRTIGGETVLAVLGSAATSGS from the coding sequence GTGGCCCGCCGTCCCACGCCGCCCGGCACGCCTGAACGCACCGGGGTCGGCCATGTCGCCGATCTGGTCCGCAATGCGATTCCCCCGTTGCATCCCGCCGGGCTTCCGTTTGTCGCCGCCCCGCTCGCTGTCGCCGTCGTCGGCGGCAAGCGTAAGTGGGTGCGCCGGACGGGTTTGCTGGCCGCCGCCGCGTGCGCGACCTTCTTCCGGCATCCGAATCGGGTGCCGCCGAACCGTCCCGGTGTGGTGGTCGCGCCCGCCGACGGCGAGATCGCGCTCGTCGACTCCGCCGCTCCCCCCGCGGAACTGGGTCTCGGCGAGCAGCCGCTGCCCCGGGTGAGCATCTTCCTTTCCGTGCTCGACGTGCATGTGCAGCGCACCCCGGTGTCCGGTGTGGTGCGCAGCGTGCTGCATCAGCCGGGGCAGTTCCGTTCCGCCGATCTGCCCGAGGCCAGCGCGGTGAACGAGCGCAACAGCATGGTGCTCGACACCGCGAACGGCGAGCAGGTGGTCGTGGTGCAGATCGCGGGCCTGCTCGCGCGCCGGATCGTCTGCGACGCCCAGGTGGGTGACGTGCTGACGATCGGCGACACCTACGGCCTGATCCGCTTCGGCTCGCGGGTGGACACCTACTTCCCCGCGGGCACCGAGCTGCTCGTCGAGCCGGGGCAGCGCACCATCGGCGGTGAGACCGTGCTCGCGGTGCTCGGGTCCGCGGCCACCAGCGGTTCATGA
- a CDS encoding GlsB/YeaQ/YmgE family stress response membrane protein yields the protein MLGLGIIGWIIIGGLAGWIASKIMKTDAQQGILLNIVVGIVGGLLGGFLLKLLGVDVEGGGLWFSFFTCLGGAVILLFLVGLVTGRKVRS from the coding sequence ATGCTCGGTCTCGGGATTATCGGGTGGATCATCATCGGCGGTCTTGCCGGGTGGATTGCCAGCAAGATCATGAAGACAGATGCCCAGCAGGGCATTCTGTTGAACATCGTCGTCGGCATCGTGGGTGGCCTACTCGGCGGGTTCCTGCTGAAGCTGCTCGGCGTCGACGTCGAGGGCGGTGGCCTCTGGTTCAGCTTCTTCACCTGCCTCGGTGGCGCGGTGATTCTGCTGTTCCTCGTCGGGTTGGTCACGGGACGCAAAGTCCGTAGCTGA
- a CDS encoding beta-ketoacyl-ACP synthase III, whose protein sequence is MAARIAQTSGAEHTAILGLGVYRPARVVTNDEVAGPINSSDEWIRTRSGIKTRRFASAVETVQSMSVAAARGALESAGVDADQVDCVIVATSTHLLLTPAAAPRIATELGMNGSAAFDVSAGCAGFCHALALASDLVRCGTAGHVLVIGVEKLTDTINPTDRSTAFLFADGAGAVVVGPSDVPGIGPTVWGSDGTQAHAIRQDKDWVEFFREIEEKGTDAVRPYLAMEGTAVFRWAAHSLEKVCRDAVDRAGLSTDDLNAMIPHQANGRIIEIMARVLELPENCALANDIEETGNTSAASIPLAMESLLRKGESQPGDTALLIAFGAGLSYAAQVVTLPRFAAPAAPITADTSDIESVDAEAATV, encoded by the coding sequence ATGGCTGCTCGAATCGCCCAAACCAGCGGGGCAGAGCACACGGCGATCCTCGGGCTCGGCGTATACCGCCCGGCCCGAGTCGTGACCAACGACGAGGTCGCGGGCCCGATCAACTCCAGCGACGAGTGGATCCGCACCAGGTCCGGGATCAAGACCCGGCGCTTCGCCTCGGCGGTGGAGACCGTGCAGAGCATGAGCGTCGCGGCCGCCCGCGGTGCGCTCGAATCCGCGGGCGTCGACGCCGACCAGGTCGACTGCGTGATCGTCGCGACCTCAACCCATCTGCTGCTCACCCCCGCCGCCGCACCGCGCATCGCCACCGAACTCGGCATGAACGGCTCGGCCGCCTTCGACGTGTCCGCCGGTTGCGCGGGCTTCTGTCACGCCCTCGCGCTGGCCTCCGATCTGGTGCGCTGCGGCACCGCGGGCCACGTGCTGGTGATCGGCGTGGAGAAGCTGACCGACACCATCAACCCGACCGATCGCTCCACCGCGTTCCTGTTCGCCGACGGCGCGGGCGCGGTCGTCGTCGGCCCGTCCGACGTCCCTGGCATCGGCCCCACCGTGTGGGGTTCGGACGGCACCCAGGCCCACGCGATCCGCCAGGACAAGGACTGGGTCGAGTTCTTCCGTGAGATCGAGGAGAAGGGCACCGACGCGGTGCGCCCGTACCTCGCGATGGAGGGCACCGCGGTCTTCCGCTGGGCCGCGCACTCGCTGGAGAAGGTGTGCCGCGACGCCGTCGACCGTGCCGGGCTGTCCACCGACGACCTGAACGCGATGATCCCGCACCAGGCCAACGGCCGGATCATCGAGATCATGGCCAGGGTGCTCGAGCTGCCGGAGAACTGCGCGCTGGCCAACGACATCGAGGAGACCGGCAACACCTCGGCCGCGTCCATCCCGCTCGCCATGGAATCGCTGCTGCGCAAGGGCGAATCGCAGCCGGGAGACACCGCGCTGCTCATCGCGTTCGGCGCCGGGCTCTCCTACGCGGCGCAGGTCGTCACGCTGCCCCGCTTCGCCGCCCCGGCCGCCCCCATCACCGCCGACACCTCGGATATCGAGTCGGTAGACGCCGAGGCCGCCACCGTCTGA
- a CDS encoding SIMPL domain-containing protein: MRRMTQWVAVAAAVTVSTVVLAGCGKDEPGAERDVTVVGTGQVRGAPDILNADLGVEVRADKVSAAVAKANEKAKAMTDAMAEAGVTREDVRTTDVSIQPEYAGGTDRNTVVGYRAGNSVRVVVRDLAKASAVLDAAVAAGGNETRLRGVSFAIDDNSQLLADARARAFADAKARAEQYAVLAGVQLSGVRTINEASNREERPTMSARDAAPQSVPLEPGTQTVTFTVKVTWGLR, encoded by the coding sequence ATGCGACGAATGACGCAGTGGGTGGCGGTTGCTGCCGCGGTGACGGTGAGCACCGTGGTACTGGCGGGTTGCGGTAAGGACGAGCCGGGGGCTGAGCGTGATGTCACCGTTGTCGGTACCGGGCAGGTGCGCGGCGCGCCGGACATCTTGAACGCCGACCTCGGGGTGGAGGTGCGTGCGGACAAGGTCTCGGCCGCCGTCGCGAAGGCGAACGAGAAGGCCAAGGCGATGACCGATGCCATGGCCGAGGCGGGCGTGACCCGCGAGGATGTGCGCACCACCGATGTCTCGATCCAGCCGGAGTACGCGGGCGGGACGGACCGGAACACGGTAGTCGGCTACCGCGCGGGCAATTCGGTTCGGGTCGTCGTGCGCGATCTGGCCAAGGCCTCGGCTGTGCTCGACGCGGCGGTCGCCGCGGGCGGCAACGAAACCCGGTTGCGCGGGGTGTCTTTCGCGATCGACGACAACTCGCAGCTGCTCGCCGACGCCCGAGCCCGCGCCTTCGCCGACGCGAAAGCCCGCGCCGAGCAGTACGCCGTACTGGCCGGCGTGCAGCTGTCGGGCGTGCGCACGATCAACGAGGCGAGCAACCGCGAAGAGAGGCCAACGATGTCCGCCCGGGACGCGGCCCCGCAATCCGTCCCACTGGAACCGGGCACCCAGACGGTGACCTTCACGGTGAAGGTCACCTGGGGGCTGCGTTGA
- a CDS encoding Imm8 family immunity protein: MVGPRYGPGEESFDILVCTADWLAAEAKRGVPVSGRHALIMERIDLDVVERYVRDFVAQFDEPTWGELAEKIGRLGNSRTIGTEGAGARCAGNPLGRIVARRFARVGGARVRMLPGYATNDAVGGGCCRGDGEHRGTGGLR; encoded by the coding sequence TTGGTCGGCCCTCGGTACGGGCCTGGCGAGGAGTCGTTCGACATTCTGGTCTGCACAGCCGACTGGCTTGCGGCAGAAGCGAAGAGGGGTGTGCCGGTCAGTGGGCGCCACGCGCTGATCATGGAACGGATTGATCTCGATGTGGTCGAGCGATATGTGCGGGATTTCGTCGCGCAATTCGATGAACCGACCTGGGGTGAGTTGGCTGAGAAAATTGGGCGGCTCGGGAATTCGAGGACTATCGGGACTGAGGGGGCCGGGGCGCGGTGCGCGGGGAACCCCCTAGGGCGGATCGTTGCTCGGCGGTTCGCCCGCGTCGGCGGGGCGCGGGTGCGTATGTTGCCGGGGTATGCGACGAATGACGCAGTGGGTGGCGGTTGCTGCCGCGGTGACGGTGAGCACCGTGGTACTGGCGGGTTGCGGTAA
- a CDS encoding SRPBCC family protein, with amino-acid sequence MPQNLEAAIDISAPPEQVWPVVADLKRMPEFSPQLVRILPLGSPRKGTWTLHLNTDGKQYWPTTGRIVRFEPNQVFAFRINENRSIWSYTLEPTATGTRLVERRDVSRGTTWLSRRLIATKLGGEVPFESVLVRGMTETLEKIKAAVEGHS; translated from the coding sequence TTGCCGCAGAATCTCGAAGCCGCCATTGACATTTCCGCCCCGCCGGAGCAGGTGTGGCCGGTCGTCGCGGACCTGAAGCGGATGCCGGAGTTCAGCCCGCAGCTGGTGCGGATCCTGCCGCTCGGCTCGCCGAGGAAGGGCACCTGGACGCTGCACCTGAATACCGACGGCAAGCAGTACTGGCCGACCACCGGGCGCATAGTGCGTTTCGAACCGAACCAGGTGTTCGCGTTTCGGATCAACGAGAATCGCTCGATCTGGAGCTACACCCTCGAGCCCACCGCGACCGGCACCCGGCTGGTCGAGCGCCGCGACGTCTCCCGCGGCACCACCTGGCTGTCCCGCAGGCTGATCGCCACCAAACTAGGCGGCGAAGTCCCCTTCGAGTCGGTCCTCGTCCGCGGCATGACCGAAACCCTGGAGAAGATCAAGGCCGCGGTAGAAGGACACAGCTGA
- a CDS encoding FAD-dependent oxidoreductase produces the protein MTSPAATKPAILSVDDDPGVSRAVVRDLRRRYGAEYRILRAESGAQALEALREMKLRGQPVAVLIADYRMPGMDGIEFLEQAMDLHPYARRVLLTAYADTNAAINAINVVDLDHYLLKPWDPPEEKLYPVLDGLLDSWRSSEHRPVTETKVVGNRWSPRSSQVREFLARNQLPYRWYLADEPEGARLLEAAGADPERCPVVITAAGDALVQPSDSLLAEHVGLTVNATGDFYDLIVVGGGPAGLGAAVYGASEGLRTVLVERTATGGQAGQSSRIENYLGFPDGVSGAQLADRARRQAAKFGAEVITTREVVGLEVNGSARTVRFADGGRLCAHTVIIATGVDYRRHPAPGVDEFTGRGVYYGSAMTEASECADRDVYIVGGANSAGQAAVFLSRNAKTVHLVVRADSLDKSMSHYLIQQIAQIPNIKVHTNTEVSAADGDDHLQQIVLRDNVSGAEEKAEAERLFLFIGAAPQTDWLDGVVKRDDAGFVLAGPDLMVDGARPAGWELPRPPHHLETSVPGVFVAGDVHADSAKRVASAVGEGAMAVMLVHRYLA, from the coding sequence GTGACTTCACCCGCTGCCACGAAACCGGCCATCCTGAGCGTCGACGATGATCCCGGGGTCTCCCGAGCGGTTGTCCGTGATCTACGCCGCCGCTACGGGGCCGAATACCGGATTCTGCGCGCGGAATCGGGCGCGCAGGCGCTCGAGGCGCTGCGTGAGATGAAACTGCGCGGCCAACCGGTCGCGGTCCTGATCGCCGATTACCGGATGCCGGGCATGGACGGCATCGAATTCCTGGAGCAGGCCATGGACCTGCACCCGTATGCCCGCCGCGTCCTGCTCACCGCGTACGCCGACACCAACGCCGCGATCAACGCCATCAACGTGGTCGACCTGGACCACTACCTGCTCAAGCCGTGGGATCCCCCGGAGGAGAAGCTGTATCCGGTGCTGGACGGGCTGCTCGACTCCTGGCGCAGCAGCGAGCATCGACCGGTGACCGAGACCAAGGTGGTCGGCAACCGCTGGTCGCCGCGGTCCTCGCAGGTGCGCGAGTTCCTGGCCCGCAATCAGCTGCCCTACCGGTGGTACCTGGCCGACGAGCCGGAGGGCGCGCGGCTGCTCGAGGCCGCGGGCGCCGATCCCGAGCGCTGCCCGGTGGTGATCACGGCCGCCGGTGACGCGCTGGTCCAGCCCTCGGACAGCCTGCTCGCGGAGCACGTCGGGCTCACCGTCAACGCGACCGGCGACTTCTACGATCTGATCGTGGTCGGCGGCGGTCCGGCCGGGCTGGGCGCCGCGGTGTACGGCGCCTCCGAGGGACTGCGCACGGTGCTGGTGGAGCGCACGGCGACCGGCGGACAGGCCGGGCAGAGCTCGCGCATCGAGAACTATCTCGGCTTCCCGGACGGTGTGTCGGGCGCCCAGCTGGCCGACCGGGCCCGCCGCCAGGCGGCGAAGTTCGGCGCCGAGGTGATCACCACCCGCGAGGTGGTCGGGCTGGAGGTGAACGGTTCGGCGCGCACGGTGCGCTTCGCCGACGGCGGCAGGCTGTGCGCGCACACGGTGATCATCGCGACCGGCGTGGACTATCGCAGGCATCCGGCGCCCGGCGTCGACGAGTTCACCGGGCGCGGGGTCTATTACGGCTCTGCGATGACCGAGGCGTCCGAGTGCGCCGATCGCGACGTCTACATCGTGGGCGGGGCGAACTCCGCGGGTCAGGCCGCGGTGTTCCTGTCCCGCAACGCGAAGACGGTGCACCTGGTGGTGCGCGCGGACTCGCTGGACAAGTCGATGTCGCACTACCTGATCCAGCAGATCGCGCAGATCCCGAACATCAAGGTGCACACCAACACCGAGGTGAGCGCCGCCGACGGCGACGACCACCTGCAACAGATCGTGCTGCGCGACAACGTCTCCGGCGCCGAGGAGAAGGCAGAGGCCGAGCGGCTGTTCCTGTTCATCGGCGCCGCACCGCAAACCGATTGGCTCGACGGCGTGGTCAAGCGCGACGATGCGGGCTTCGTGCTGGCCGGGCCGGACCTGATGGTCGACGGCGCGCGGCCCGCGGGCTGGGAATTGCCCAGGCCGCCACACCATTTGGAGACGAGCGTGCCCGGCGTGTTCGTGGCGGGCGACGTGCACGCCGATTCCGCCAAGCGGGTCGCCTCGGCGGTCGGCGAGGGTGCGATGGCCGTGATGCTCGTGCACCGGTACCTCGCGTAA
- a CDS encoding ATP-binding protein, which translates to MNSNDTADRSSRLVCDPAELRTLFLFEKLNDEQLAWLCRDGRIETIEPGLVFREGDPATCFYVLMDGEVVLTKLSGGTEVELVRTQHHGSYAGAWSAYLGDKVDQTYNSSMSVTRTSRFYVLDAAIFAQMMHEWFPMAVHLLEGVFFGNRNANARVGQRERLLALGSLSAGLTHELNNPAAAAVRATSGLRERVAGMRHKLAMMADGKFDTASLGALVRLQEEAAAQVAKAPELTPMEAADREDLLGEWLEEHGIVDGWNLAPNFVQAGFDVDWLERVAGTLEGCTEQVFQGAIRWLNYTIETELMMNEIADSTTRISSLVNAAKQYSQMDRAPFQVVDIHDLLDSTLVMLSRKIGDGVEVVKDYDRALPEVPCYAAELNQVWTNLIDNAVYAMQGRGTLTIRTRHENDCAVVEIGDTGPGIPDDVRTRIFEPFFTTKPMGEGTGLGLDISFRIVVNKHDGDIQVDSVPGNTRFTVWLPLHPNTDNTTDDATPSTAGEQR; encoded by the coding sequence ATGAATTCGAACGACACCGCGGACCGCAGCAGCAGGCTGGTCTGCGACCCCGCGGAACTGCGCACGCTGTTCCTGTTCGAGAAGTTGAACGACGAGCAGCTGGCGTGGCTGTGCCGGGACGGGCGGATCGAGACGATCGAGCCCGGCCTCGTCTTCCGCGAGGGCGACCCGGCCACCTGCTTCTACGTGCTGATGGACGGCGAGGTCGTGCTGACCAAACTGTCCGGCGGCACGGAGGTCGAGCTGGTGCGCACGCAGCATCACGGCTCCTACGCGGGCGCGTGGAGCGCCTATCTCGGCGACAAGGTCGACCAGACCTACAACAGCTCGATGTCGGTGACCAGGACGTCACGGTTCTACGTGCTCGACGCCGCGATTTTCGCGCAGATGATGCACGAGTGGTTCCCGATGGCGGTGCACCTGCTCGAGGGCGTGTTCTTCGGCAACCGCAACGCCAACGCCAGGGTCGGCCAGCGCGAGCGGCTGCTCGCCCTCGGCTCGCTGTCGGCGGGCCTGACCCACGAACTGAACAACCCCGCCGCCGCCGCCGTCCGGGCCACCTCCGGCCTGCGCGAACGGGTCGCGGGCATGCGGCACAAGCTGGCCATGATGGCCGACGGGAAGTTCGACACCGCCTCCCTCGGCGCGCTGGTGCGGCTGCAGGAGGAGGCGGCCGCGCAGGTGGCCAAGGCGCCCGAGCTCACCCCGATGGAGGCCGCCGATCGCGAGGACCTGCTCGGTGAGTGGCTCGAGGAGCACGGCATCGTCGACGGCTGGAACCTTGCGCCGAACTTCGTGCAGGCCGGCTTCGACGTGGACTGGCTCGAGCGGGTGGCAGGCACCCTGGAGGGCTGCACCGAGCAGGTGTTCCAGGGCGCGATCCGCTGGTTGAACTACACCATCGAGACCGAGCTGATGATGAACGAGATCGCGGACTCGACCACCAGGATCTCGTCCCTGGTCAACGCGGCCAAGCAGTATTCGCAGATGGACCGGGCGCCGTTCCAGGTGGTCGACATCCACGATCTGCTCGACAGCACGCTGGTGATGCTGAGCCGCAAGATCGGTGACGGCGTCGAAGTGGTCAAGGACTACGACCGCGCGCTGCCCGAAGTACCGTGCTACGCGGCGGAATTGAACCAGGTGTGGACCAACCTGATCGACAACGCGGTGTACGCGATGCAGGGCCGTGGCACGCTGACCATCCGCACCAGGCACGAAAACGACTGTGCCGTCGTCGAAATCGGGGACACCGGGCCCGGCATTCCGGACGACGTGCGCACCAGGATCTTCGAACCGTTCTTCACCACCAAGCCGATGGGCGAGGGCACCGGGCTGGGCCTGGACATCTCGTTCCGGATCGTGGTGAACAAGCACGACGGCGACATCCAGGTCGACTCCGTGCCTGGCAACACACGGTTCACGGTCTGGTTGCCGCTGCACCCGAACACGGACAACACCACCGACGACGCCACCCCATCGACCGCAGGAGAGCAGCGATGA
- a CDS encoding UBP-type zinc finger domain-containing protein, giving the protein MTAELEGIDPGAAPSGTGCLECEQAQGWWVHLRRCAQCGHIGCCDSSPQQHASKHAKATGHPFIQSFEPGEDWYWNFQTEQMYGDGPELAPPTSHPADQGAPGPRDRVPADWRAHIH; this is encoded by the coding sequence ATGACAGCGGAACTCGAAGGCATCGACCCCGGCGCGGCGCCGAGCGGCACCGGCTGTCTGGAATGCGAACAGGCACAAGGCTGGTGGGTGCACCTGCGCCGGTGCGCGCAGTGCGGCCACATCGGCTGTTGCGACTCCTCGCCGCAGCAGCACGCGAGCAAGCACGCGAAAGCGACCGGCCACCCGTTCATTCAGAGCTTCGAACCGGGCGAGGACTGGTATTGGAACTTCCAGACCGAGCAAATGTACGGCGACGGACCGGAACTCGCGCCGCCGACCAGCCACCCCGCCGACCAGGGCGCGCCCGGTCCGCGTGACCGGGTGCCAGCGGACTGGCGGGCACACATCCACTGA